The Peribacillus sp. FSL P2-0133 genome has a segment encoding these proteins:
- the ypeB gene encoding germination protein YpeB, translating to MIRNIVIALLVVVVAGTAFWGYQEHKEKNAILINAENTYQRAFHDLSYQVDLLHDKVGSTLAMNSRYSLSPALTDVWRITSEAQSDVGQLPLTLLPFNKTEELLSKIADFSYKTAVRDLEKEPLNDKEYATLQSLYTQAGDIQGELRKVQYLVLKNNLRWMDVEMALASGKENSDNTIIDGLKTVEKKVSGYGETNEMNPTFTSAQQRDENFKNLQGETITKEEAIATAKNYAHSKSKNLKVNVEENGKGSDFGFYSVSILDKDSDTELNMDLTKKGGYPIWYINNRDVNKTNIDLNQAYTKAEEFLKEHDFSSLELFESAQYDNIALLNFVTSENGVKIYPDSVKVKIALDDGSVIGFSADEYLKSHKTREIGNPNISEKEAKDKINNNVKIMEEGKALIINDIGEEVLCYEFLGTIKDDTYRIFINADTGQEEKVEKLKNSEPIYENII from the coding sequence ATGATCAGGAATATAGTGATTGCCCTGCTTGTTGTAGTTGTTGCGGGAACTGCATTCTGGGGCTATCAAGAACATAAGGAAAAAAATGCTATATTAATCAACGCTGAAAATACGTATCAGCGAGCCTTTCATGATTTAAGCTATCAAGTGGATTTATTGCACGATAAGGTCGGCAGTACTTTGGCCATGAATTCACGTTATTCATTAAGTCCGGCTTTAACAGATGTTTGGCGTATCACTTCCGAAGCCCAAAGTGATGTCGGGCAGTTGCCATTGACCTTGCTTCCTTTTAATAAGACAGAGGAACTTTTATCTAAAATTGCGGACTTCAGTTATAAAACAGCGGTGCGTGACCTTGAAAAAGAACCATTGAATGATAAGGAATATGCGACTCTCCAATCCTTGTACACACAGGCCGGGGACATCCAGGGCGAGTTAAGAAAAGTGCAGTATCTAGTCCTTAAAAACAATTTAAGATGGATGGATGTCGAAATGGCTCTTGCATCAGGGAAAGAAAATTCGGATAACACGATCATCGACGGATTAAAGACTGTAGAGAAAAAAGTATCTGGGTACGGGGAAACGAATGAGATGAATCCGACTTTTACTTCTGCACAACAGAGGGATGAAAATTTCAAAAATTTGCAAGGTGAAACCATTACTAAAGAAGAAGCAATTGCGACGGCAAAAAACTATGCACATTCAAAAAGCAAGAATTTGAAGGTGAATGTGGAAGAGAACGGAAAAGGTTCCGATTTTGGATTTTATAGTGTGAGCATCCTCGATAAAGATTCCGACACCGAATTGAATATGGATTTGACAAAAAAAGGCGGTTACCCTATTTGGTATATCAATAATAGGGACGTGAACAAAACAAATATTGATTTGAATCAAGCCTATACAAAAGCCGAAGAGTTTTTAAAGGAACATGATTTCAGTTCACTTGAATTATTTGAAAGTGCTCAATACGATAATATCGCATTATTGAATTTCGTAACATCAGAAAATGGCGTCAAGATTTATCCAGATTCAGTCAAGGTCAAAATCGCATTGGATGATGGATCCGTTATAGGGTTTTCAGCCGACGAGTATTTAAAATCACATAAAACCAGGGAAATAGGGAATCCGAATATATCCGAAAAAGAAGCTAAGGACAAAATCAACAATAATGTAAAAATAATGGAAGAAGGAAAGGCGTTAATCATCAATGATATCGGTGAAGAAGTTCTTTGTTATGAATTTCTCGGTACGATTAAAGATGATACCTACCGTATTTTCATTAATGCAGATACCGGTCAAGAAGAAAAGGTGGAAAAATTAAAGAACTCCGAACCGATATACGAGAATATAATTTAA
- the sleB gene encoding spore cortex-lytic enzyme has product MKGISSKWKWLLLFSCITICFVIYPETRTNAFSGQVIQKGAVGDDVIELQARLQNIGYYKGKIDGAYGWGTYWALRNFQQDFGLPIDGLAGTTTKQKLTNASNFNKQFVHEQINKGNEFTYYGGVPIEKQVKAKGNKSTSGGAASGKAPSKTTTSANLPGGYSQNDIQLMANAVYGEARGEPYTGQVAVAAVILNRVESAAFPNTISGVIFEPGAFTAVADGQIWLTPNERAKEAVVDAINGWDPSGNAEYYFNPNTATSKWIWSREQIKRIGKHIFCK; this is encoded by the coding sequence ATGAAAGGAATTTCGTCAAAATGGAAATGGCTTTTGCTGTTTTCGTGTATAACTATATGTTTCGTAATTTACCCGGAAACAAGAACAAATGCCTTTTCGGGCCAAGTCATTCAAAAGGGTGCGGTTGGGGATGATGTAATTGAGCTGCAGGCACGCCTGCAAAACATCGGTTACTATAAAGGCAAGATTGATGGAGCCTATGGATGGGGCACTTATTGGGCACTTCGAAACTTTCAACAAGATTTCGGGCTTCCAATCGATGGTTTGGCAGGGACAACAACAAAACAGAAGTTGACGAATGCGTCTAATTTCAATAAACAATTTGTTCACGAACAGATCAATAAAGGGAACGAGTTCACCTATTATGGGGGAGTCCCCATTGAAAAACAGGTAAAAGCGAAAGGAAATAAATCTACTTCCGGAGGGGCCGCTTCCGGAAAGGCCCCTTCCAAAACAACGACATCAGCCAATCTTCCAGGAGGATATTCTCAAAACGATATTCAGCTGATGGCCAATGCCGTTTATGGAGAGGCACGAGGGGAGCCATATACTGGTCAGGTTGCTGTTGCAGCAGTAATTCTGAATAGAGTGGAAAGTGCTGCCTTTCCTAATACCATTTCGGGAGTGATTTTTGAACCTGGGGCCTTTACGGCTGTTGCGGATGGGCAGATTTGGCTGACACCGAACGAAAGGGCGAAAGAAGCCGTGGTGGATGCTATCAACGGGTGGGATCCAAGCGGTAATGCAGAATATTACTTTAATCCTAATACAGCAACAAGCAAATGGATCTGGTCAAGGGAACAAATTAAAAGAATCGGAAAACATATCTTTTGTAAGTAA
- the prsW gene encoding glutamic-type intramembrane protease PrsW, producing MLVMLSAAIAPGLALLSYFYLKDQYETEPISVVVKTFLFGVFLVLPIMFIQYVLETEHILNTDLANAFLWAALLEEFFKWFILIYVIYQHVAFDEPYDGIVYGAAVSLGFATMENILYLLANGVEHAFLRAVLPVSSHALFGVIMGYYLGKAKFSASNNRVYLLLALIIPISLHGVYDYILVSQRFWVYFIMPFMIYLWWLGMKKVKKARLLSDFHAKKLSQNHYLSK from the coding sequence ATGCTGGTCATGTTGTCAGCGGCTATTGCGCCAGGATTGGCGCTACTGAGCTATTTCTATTTGAAAGATCAATATGAAACCGAACCGATATCGGTTGTGGTCAAAACATTTTTATTCGGTGTATTTCTTGTATTGCCGATTATGTTCATACAGTATGTGCTCGAAACCGAACATATCCTGAATACTGATTTAGCAAATGCTTTTTTATGGGCTGCATTGCTTGAGGAATTCTTCAAGTGGTTCATACTCATTTATGTTATTTATCAGCATGTGGCATTCGATGAGCCATATGATGGGATTGTTTACGGAGCTGCAGTCTCCCTTGGATTCGCCACAATGGAGAATATTTTATACCTGCTGGCCAACGGGGTGGAACACGCTTTTCTCAGGGCGGTACTCCCTGTATCCAGTCATGCTTTGTTCGGTGTGATCATGGGATATTATTTGGGCAAGGCGAAATTTTCGGCTTCGAATAATAGGGTCTATTTATTATTGGCATTGATCATACCGATTTCGTTACATGGGGTTTACGATTATATTTTAGTTTCCCAAAGATTTTGGGTGTACTTTATTATGCCATTCATGATTTATCTATGGTGGTTAGGCATGAAAAAAGTAAAGAAGGCACGTTTGTTGTCTGACTTTCACGCGAAAAAACTTTCACAAAATCATTACCTTAGCAAATGA
- a CDS encoding asparaginase, whose translation MEKISLITTGGTIASKETVNGMLASGALTGHELASLCELPNDIEVKVVDLFQISSMSMSFEKMQQLNSAIQKELEDPEVTGIVVTHGTDTLEETAYFLDVTSMDQRPIVLTGSQRSPQEVGTDVYSNLRNSILCAASDLIRDVGVVVVFNERIYSAKYVKKVHASNLQGFESFGYGYLGIIDNDVVSIYQKPLHRECYDIQNSIPRVDIIKCHTGADGLFIDAAVANGAKGIVLEGVGRGQVTPVMVTSIQAAIDKGITIIMTTSAEEGKVYPAYDYEGSAFDLKQRGVILGADYDSKKARIKLAVMLASENPIDETFFKY comes from the coding sequence ATGGAAAAAATATCGTTAATAACGACTGGTGGGACTATTGCCAGTAAAGAAACTGTGAATGGTATGCTGGCCTCTGGTGCATTGACTGGCCATGAGTTGGCATCACTTTGCGAATTGCCCAACGATATCGAGGTAAAAGTGGTTGATCTTTTCCAGATCTCAAGCATGTCCATGTCCTTTGAGAAAATGCAACAGCTTAATTCAGCCATTCAAAAGGAATTGGAGGATCCCGAAGTTACGGGAATCGTCGTGACCCACGGTACGGATACACTTGAGGAAACTGCTTATTTCCTTGATGTCACGAGTATGGATCAACGACCTATAGTATTAACCGGCTCCCAACGTTCTCCTCAAGAGGTGGGCACCGATGTATATTCCAATCTTAGGAATTCGATATTATGCGCTGCGAGTGATCTTATTAGGGATGTTGGAGTAGTGGTCGTTTTTAATGAGCGGATCTATTCTGCAAAATATGTCAAAAAAGTTCATGCTTCCAATTTGCAGGGGTTCGAATCTTTTGGCTATGGATATTTGGGGATAATTGATAATGATGTCGTCAGCATCTATCAAAAACCTTTACATAGGGAGTGTTATGATATTCAGAATAGCATCCCAAGGGTGGATATCATCAAGTGCCATACAGGCGCTGATGGCCTCTTTATTGATGCTGCGGTTGCAAACGGTGCGAAAGGAATTGTGCTCGAGGGTGTAGGAAGGGGACAAGTTACCCCTGTAATGGTTACTTCCATACAAGCTGCAATCGATAAAGGAATTACGATCATCATGACTACAAGTGCAGAAGAAGGAAAAGTTTACCCAGCTTATGATTATGAAGGCAGCGCATTTGATTTAAAACAACGCGGTGTGATATTAGGAGCTGATTATGACAGCAAGAAGGCTCGAATCAAGTTAGCTGTCATGCTGGCAAGTGAAAACCCTATAGATGAGACCTTCTTTAAGTACTGA
- a CDS encoding YpdA family putative bacillithiol disulfide reductase, whose amino-acid sequence MNVEEVIIIGGGPCGLAAALALKEVGIQSLIIEKGNVVDSIYRYPTHQTFFSSSEKLEIGDIAFIIENRKPVRNQALAYYREVVRRKELRVNTFEKVENVEKREDGKFLVKTSKGEYTALHVIISTGYYDHPNYMCIPGEQLPKVYHYFKEGHPYFNCDVAVIGGKNSSVDAALELVKSGARVSVLYRGSDYSPSIKPWILPEFEALVRNGTIKMEFNANVDRITEDSVIYHVGDEEKVIKNDFVFAMTGYHPDHSFLASMGITIDKETGRPAYNEETMETNVKGLYIAGVLAAGNNANEIFIENGRFHGGLIAYHLAVKEK is encoded by the coding sequence ATGAATGTTGAAGAAGTCATTATCATAGGTGGGGGCCCTTGTGGATTGGCTGCTGCGCTCGCTCTTAAGGAAGTGGGAATACAGTCCTTGATCATTGAAAAAGGCAATGTGGTTGATTCCATTTACCGTTATCCGACACATCAAACATTTTTCAGTTCGAGTGAAAAACTCGAGATTGGTGATATTGCTTTTATAATCGAAAACCGTAAACCGGTCCGCAATCAGGCGCTTGCCTATTATAGGGAGGTAGTCAGAAGGAAAGAATTGCGGGTCAATACATTCGAAAAAGTGGAAAATGTGGAAAAACGAGAAGATGGGAAGTTTTTAGTCAAGACATCGAAAGGTGAGTATACAGCTTTGCATGTGATCATATCGACCGGTTACTATGATCATCCTAACTATATGTGCATACCGGGTGAACAGCTCCCTAAAGTGTATCATTACTTCAAGGAGGGCCATCCCTACTTCAATTGTGATGTTGCAGTCATCGGTGGCAAAAACTCAAGTGTGGATGCCGCTCTGGAATTGGTCAAATCAGGAGCAAGGGTTTCAGTCCTTTATAGAGGATCGGATTACTCTCCAAGTATCAAACCTTGGATTCTTCCTGAATTTGAAGCATTGGTCCGCAATGGAACCATCAAGATGGAATTTAATGCAAATGTTGACAGGATAACGGAAGACAGCGTCATTTACCATGTGGGGGATGAGGAAAAAGTCATTAAAAATGATTTTGTATTTGCAATGACTGGTTACCATCCTGACCATTCCTTTTTAGCTTCAATGGGCATTACTATTGATAAGGAGACTGGAAGGCCCGCATATAATGAGGAAACGATGGAGACGAACGTTAAAGGTCTTTATATTGCAGGAGTTCTGGCAGCCGGAAATAATGCGAACGAAATCTTCATCGAGAACGGCAGGTTTCATGGTGGATTGATTGCCTATCATTTGGCTGTTAAAGAAAAGTGA
- a CDS encoding Glu/Leu/Phe/Val dehydrogenase yields MESAKGNSHVNEEEKHDVLRSTQTVIHKALDKLGYPEEVFELLKEPLRLLTVKIPVRMDDGSVKIFTGYRAQHNDAVGPTKGGIRFHPNVTEREVKALSIWMSLKCGIVDLPYGGGKGGIVCDPRNMSFRELERLSRGYVRAISQIVGPTKDIPAPDVFTNSQIMAWMMDEYSRMDEFNSPGFITGKPLVLGGSHGRESATAKGVTICINEAAKKRGIDIKGARVVIQGFGNAGSFLAKFMHDAGAKVIGISDAYGALHDPEGLDIDYLLDRRDSFGTVTKLFKSTISNKELLELECDILVPAAIENQITEENAADIKASIVVEAANGPTTIEATQILTDRGILLVPDVLASAGGVTVSYFEWVQNNQGYYWSEEEVDEKLEKILVKSFNNIYELAQSRRVDMRLAAYMIGVRKMAEASRFRGWI; encoded by the coding sequence ATGGAATCGGCAAAAGGCAATAGCCATGTAAATGAAGAAGAAAAACACGACGTACTGAGGTCTACCCAAACTGTAATACATAAAGCCTTGGATAAACTGGGTTACCCGGAAGAAGTTTTTGAGCTGTTGAAGGAACCATTGCGTTTATTAACGGTGAAGATACCGGTCCGCATGGATGATGGCTCGGTTAAAATTTTCACAGGTTACCGTGCCCAGCATAACGATGCTGTTGGGCCTACAAAAGGTGGTATCCGTTTTCACCCTAATGTAACGGAACGTGAAGTGAAGGCATTATCCATTTGGATGAGCTTGAAATGCGGTATCGTTGATTTGCCATACGGCGGGGGTAAAGGCGGTATCGTTTGTGATCCTCGTAATATGTCATTCCGTGAACTTGAAAGGCTGAGCCGGGGCTATGTTCGCGCAATTAGCCAAATCGTGGGGCCGACTAAAGATATCCCGGCACCTGATGTATTTACAAATTCCCAAATCATGGCTTGGATGATGGATGAATACAGCCGTATGGATGAATTCAACTCGCCAGGATTCATTACTGGTAAACCGCTAGTACTTGGTGGTTCTCATGGCCGTGAATCAGCCACTGCTAAGGGTGTGACGATTTGTATCAATGAAGCTGCCAAGAAACGCGGCATCGATATTAAAGGTGCACGGGTAGTCATTCAAGGTTTTGGTAACGCAGGTAGTTTCTTAGCTAAATTCATGCATGACGCAGGTGCTAAAGTTATTGGGATTTCGGATGCATATGGTGCTCTTCATGATCCTGAAGGATTGGATATCGATTATCTTCTCGATCGGAGAGATAGTTTCGGAACCGTAACGAAATTGTTTAAAAGCACAATTTCAAATAAAGAACTGCTTGAATTGGAATGTGATATTTTAGTTCCGGCTGCAATTGAAAACCAAATCACTGAAGAAAATGCTGCTGATATCAAAGCATCAATCGTTGTCGAGGCAGCTAACGGACCTACAACGATTGAAGCGACACAAATCCTAACGGATCGCGGAATCCTTCTTGTTCCTGATGTCCTTGCTTCTGCTGGCGGTGTAACGGTTTCTTACTTCGAATGGGTACAAAATAATCAAGGGTATTACTGGTCAGAAGAAGAAGTTGACGAAAAGCTGGAAAAAATCCTTGTGAAATCTTTTAATAACATTTATGAACTTGCACAATCAAGACGTGTTGATATGCGCCTAGCGGCTTATATGATTGGTGTAAGAAAAATGGCTGAAGCTTCTCGCTTCCGTGGTTGGATCTAA
- a CDS encoding genetic competence negative regulator, with translation MKLERLTNNKIKIFLTLDDLIDRGITKEDILGNSLKVHKLFQDMVEEACEELSFKMSGSIAIEIFSLPAQGLIIIVTKDEEELLTDEEEFLDLQVKIDDFPHILYVFNDFEDIVQLCRRLSFQGLLNSTLYHFEGRYYLLIENVKDTTYDTVISLAAEYGHASTLTLSRINEYGTCIIENEAIHVLLTHFS, from the coding sequence ATGAAGCTGGAGCGATTAACTAATAATAAAATCAAGATTTTTTTGACCCTTGATGATTTAATTGATAGAGGCATAACAAAAGAAGATATTTTAGGGAATTCCTTAAAGGTCCACAAGCTATTTCAGGATATGGTCGAAGAAGCGTGCGAAGAACTCAGCTTTAAAATGAGTGGCTCCATTGCAATCGAAATTTTCTCTTTGCCTGCACAAGGGTTGATAATCATCGTGACAAAGGACGAAGAGGAATTATTGACTGACGAAGAGGAATTCTTGGATTTACAAGTGAAAATAGATGACTTCCCCCATATTCTGTATGTATTCAATGACTTTGAAGATATCGTTCAATTATGTCGTAGATTATCTTTTCAAGGTTTGCTTAATAGTACTCTTTATCATTTTGAGGGAAGATACTATTTACTTATCGAAAATGTTAAAGACACGACGTATGACACGGTCATATCTTTAGCGGCTGAGTATGGCCATGCATCTACATTGACACTCAGCCGCATCAATGAATATGGAACATGTATAATCGAAAATGAAGCGATACATGTTTTGCTCACACACTTTAGCTGA
- a CDS encoding MerR family transcriptional regulator, with protein sequence MQEGKYNIKAVSKLLDIQSGTLRAWERRYKFIEPVRNESGHRLYTEKHLQILKWLINKTKQGFTISQAVSLLESTGTLAPGVPETNRKDEQAIKFSDELIEALLNFNENKAHMLISQAFSMYTIEQTIVDVIGSILVQIGDKWERGEITSAHEHFASNILKSRISSVMHTIPTNGFLPKALTVCAPGEKHEFGLLVFTVFLKRKGYETIYLGESIADNDLFTVLNIIKPSYLFMSCSLEENLDGTFRLVEALIKDFPDLKVGLGGAALSLISEENRTDFSGVLMGDTQSKWEEWLKG encoded by the coding sequence ATGCAAGAAGGTAAATATAATATAAAGGCAGTTTCAAAACTGCTGGACATTCAGTCGGGAACCCTTAGAGCATGGGAAAGGCGCTATAAATTTATCGAGCCTGTCAGGAATGAATCGGGGCACCGGCTGTATACTGAAAAACATCTGCAAATCCTTAAGTGGCTAATCAATAAAACAAAGCAAGGTTTTACAATAAGCCAAGCCGTTTCACTTCTTGAAAGTACTGGCACTCTAGCTCCTGGAGTTCCTGAAACGAACCGTAAGGATGAACAAGCGATTAAGTTTTCGGATGAATTAATCGAAGCTCTTTTGAATTTCAATGAAAATAAAGCTCATATGCTCATAAGCCAAGCATTCAGTATGTATACAATCGAACAAACCATAGTTGATGTAATTGGCTCAATATTGGTTCAGATTGGGGATAAGTGGGAAAGGGGAGAAATTACTTCCGCTCATGAACACTTTGCGTCCAACATCCTGAAATCCAGGATCAGTTCAGTTATGCATACCATTCCGACTAATGGTTTTCTTCCGAAAGCCCTTACCGTTTGTGCTCCCGGTGAAAAACATGAATTTGGACTGTTGGTCTTTACCGTTTTTTTGAAGAGGAAAGGGTATGAAACCATTTATTTAGGTGAATCCATTGCTGATAATGACCTTTTCACCGTTTTAAACATCATAAAACCCTCTTACCTATTCATGTCATGTTCACTGGAAGAGAATCTTGATGGAACATTTAGGCTGGTTGAAGCATTAATAAAGGATTTCCCGGATTTGAAGGTGGGCCTTGGCGGTGCGGCGCTGAGCCTTATTTCCGAGGAAAACCGTACGGACTTCAGTGGAGTTTTAATGGGGGACACGCAATCGAAGTGGGAGGAATGGCTGAAAGGTTAG
- a CDS encoding metallophosphoesterase — protein sequence MLWLSGLFLVIILLSFATIFYMWRTAMLDRVISQDLYFKDFPEGFGDVRIFFISDLHRRIVADKLIEDARDKADLVIIGGDIRESGVPLERVEKNLLKLKELGPLYFVWGNNDYEGDFHELDATLLKHGVKILDNTAVSFESQNGSKIALLGIDDISEERDRLDLALSDCGNEDFRILVSHNPLVKKQLTPEHHISLVLSGHTHGGQIRIFGFGPYQIGSIEKEGDCLYMTSNGYGTSAVPLRLEAKPETHLFTLRRGTDTEIGEAVEKNY from the coding sequence ATGTTATGGTTATCTGGATTATTTTTAGTCATCATTCTGCTGTCATTTGCCACGATCTTTTACATGTGGCGTACGGCTATGCTAGATAGGGTGATTTCTCAAGACTTATATTTCAAAGACTTTCCTGAAGGCTTTGGAGATGTTCGGATCTTTTTTATATCCGATCTTCATCGGCGGATCGTTGCGGATAAATTAATTGAGGACGCTCGTGACAAGGCAGATTTGGTGATAATCGGCGGTGACATTAGGGAAAGCGGGGTTCCCTTAGAACGCGTGGAAAAAAATTTATTGAAACTAAAAGAACTTGGTCCCCTTTATTTTGTTTGGGGTAATAATGATTATGAAGGAGACTTCCATGAACTGGATGCGACTCTTTTGAAACATGGTGTGAAAATCCTTGATAATACAGCTGTTTCTTTTGAGTCTCAAAATGGAAGCAAAATCGCTCTTCTGGGCATTGATGATATATCAGAAGAACGTGATAGGCTTGACCTTGCCCTGTCGGATTGCGGGAATGAAGATTTTCGGATTTTGGTGAGCCATAATCCATTGGTCAAGAAACAGTTGACTCCGGAACACCATATTAGTCTTGTCCTGTCAGGTCACACCCATGGCGGGCAGATTCGTATATTCGGATTCGGGCCCTATCAGATCGGCAGCATTGAAAAAGAGGGGGACTGTTTATATATGACCAGTAATGGCTATGGGACAAGCGCAGTGCCTTTAAGGCTTGAGGCTAAGCCGGAAACGCACCTCTTCACCCTGAGAAGGGGGACAGACACTGAAATAGGCGAAGCTGTGGAAAAGAACTATTAG
- a CDS encoding YpbF family protein, with amino-acid sequence MESTIILLDEKTDQATKQMLQNVVDRKKKFEALKKKHLQSLWATMIVAALFMIYLYFYIVVPYSYSFFSMFSVFVDHFSHFLFLASAIGLYGYMVLIKKKLDKAEKEFQLLRCEIINKSKQLWEKEEEWKSRHKVFEMMKKNYDINLYHENK; translated from the coding sequence ATGGAATCGACAATCATTTTATTGGATGAGAAGACGGATCAAGCAACAAAGCAAATGCTGCAGAATGTCGTGGATCGAAAGAAAAAATTCGAGGCACTTAAAAAGAAGCACCTTCAAAGCTTATGGGCAACCATGATTGTTGCTGCCCTTTTTATGATTTATCTATATTTTTATATCGTTGTACCTTATTCCTATTCCTTTTTCAGTATGTTTAGTGTTTTCGTCGACCATTTTAGTCATTTCCTTTTTTTAGCATCAGCGATTGGTCTATATGGATATATGGTATTAATTAAAAAAAAGCTTGATAAAGCTGAAAAGGAGTTTCAACTGCTACGCTGTGAAATCATTAATAAAAGTAAGCAATTGTGGGAAAAAGAGGAAGAATGGAAAAGCCGCCATAAGGTATTTGAAATGATGAAGAAGAATTATGATATTAACTTATATCATGAAAATAAATGA
- a CDS encoding LysM peptidoglycan-binding domain-containing protein — translation MSRVQKNEKENDQAGELRSRIERQKAKSSLPKRSKVHQNKKKKSKVKKFPMIQLLALFFILLPIGFYALYTYLQDRPVPVVKSDQVVFSEEATESIPTTATADDLKEKESAKAEAEKEKEEAEEKAKAQQEAEEKAKVQQEAEEKAKAQREAEEKAKAQREAEEKAKAQREAEEKAKAQQEADEKAKKAETEKKKAAENVQAAKPDKEGYKVVLHTVQGEETLFRISMNYYKSQEGIALIREWNGLNGNEISKGQVLKIPIKK, via the coding sequence ATGAGCCGAGTGCAAAAGAATGAAAAAGAAAACGATCAGGCTGGTGAACTTCGTTCGCGAATTGAACGTCAGAAGGCTAAGTCCTCATTGCCCAAGCGGAGCAAAGTCCACCAGAATAAAAAGAAAAAAAGTAAAGTGAAGAAGTTCCCAATGATACAATTATTAGCATTATTTTTTATTTTACTTCCAATTGGATTTTACGCCCTTTATACATATCTGCAGGATAGGCCTGTACCTGTTGTGAAAAGTGACCAAGTCGTCTTTAGTGAGGAAGCTACTGAATCGATTCCAACTACAGCTACTGCAGATGATTTAAAGGAAAAAGAATCGGCAAAGGCTGAAGCGGAGAAAGAAAAAGAAGAAGCTGAGGAAAAAGCCAAAGCGCAGCAAGAAGCTGAAGAAAAAGCCAAAGTGCAGCAAGAAGCTGAAGAAAAGGCCAAAGCACAGCGAGAAGCTGAAGAAAAGGCCAAAGCACAGCGAGAAGCTGAGGAAAAGGCCAAAGCACAGCGAGAAGCTGAGGAAAAGGCCAAAGCGCAGCAAGAAGCTGATGAAAAAGCAAAGAAGGCAGAAACAGAAAAGAAAAAGGCTGCCGAAAATGTTCAAGCTGCGAAACCGGATAAAGAGGGATACAAAGTTGTCTTACATACTGTTCAAGGTGAAGAAACATTATTTCGAATTTCCATGAATTACTACAAATCACAGGAAGGGATTGCTCTGATCAGGGAGTGGAATGGGCTGAATGGCAATGAAATTTCCAAAGGTCAGGTATTGAAAATTCCTATCAAGAAATAA
- a CDS encoding CPBP family intramembrane glutamic endopeptidase, producing the protein MKNKQAEIIKQLTDKQLLYNLFLTQIILLTLAFFLGIILFKDRSAFFDLFIFDDLNILLIGIPAGVIVVLFDLLFMKVTPSSYQDDGGINERIFSNLSYPMIFAVTLVVAISEEVLFRGVLQTHFGLLLTSLIFAAVHYRYLFNWFLFLNVLVLSFFIGFLFEMTNNLIVTITAHFLIDFILGILIRNKKQRGFSKKGGDLNEPSAKE; encoded by the coding sequence ATGAAAAATAAGCAAGCTGAAATTATTAAACAACTTACAGATAAACAGTTGCTATATAATTTGTTTCTTACGCAAATTATTCTCTTAACGTTAGCCTTCTTTTTAGGTATTATTTTATTTAAAGACCGTTCAGCTTTTTTCGACTTATTTATCTTTGATGACCTGAACATTTTGCTTATTGGAATTCCCGCTGGAGTCATTGTCGTGTTATTTGACTTATTGTTTATGAAAGTGACACCATCTTCCTATCAGGATGATGGTGGTATTAACGAACGCATTTTCAGTAATTTGTCATACCCGATGATTTTTGCCGTAACTTTAGTGGTTGCGATAAGTGAAGAAGTATTATTCCGTGGAGTGCTGCAAACACATTTTGGTTTGCTTCTTACGAGCCTCATTTTTGCAGCCGTTCATTATCGTTACCTTTTTAATTGGTTTTTATTTTTAAATGTTTTGGTTTTGAGCTTCTTTATCGGTTTTCTATTTGAAATGACCAATAATCTCATCGTGACGATAACAGCTCACTTTTTGATTGACTTTATCCTTGGTATTTTAATCAGGAACAAAAAGCAAAGAGGGTTTAGCAAGAAAGGGGGTGACTTGAATGAGCCGAGTGCAAAAGAATGA